A segment of the Prochlorococcus marinus CUG1416 genome:
GCAAGCCAATAAAGGTCATCTTTTTGAGGACTCAATATTAGAAGCTTACCGCCTAACCTAAAATTAATATTATTTTCACCTAAGTAGGTCGAATATAAATTTGAATTTTTACTTCCGCTAAAGTTTAAATCATTAAAACTACCAATATTTAGAAGCTCTAATTGGAATATATTTGATAAAGAATAACCATAAGAGCCAAATAAATTACCTCTACTATCATAGTTAAAAAGTATTTGTGAAGTTCCAGCTCTTGGTATCAAGGCATTATTTACAGTAATCCCACTATTACTAATAAATCTATCTCTCTCATTTAGAGGATTAAGATATGTATCCTCGCCGTGGGGTTTATAAGTAATATTGGCAGAGTAAAGTGGAAGGTTATCTGAGGGAATAGTAAGCAATCCAGTAGAGGGAGAAGCTCCGTATGAGTTTGTTATTTTTCCTTCAATTCCAATCTTAGAATTAATATCCCATCCCAAACCAAAACTATATATACTCTTTCTAGAGTAGTTTAAATCACTATCAAAATAATTATTACCTGGACCTAAAGGAGTCGTATATGAGAAAAGAAGATTAAGATCTTCAGCCGCATTAAAGATAATGCCACTTCCAATATAGAAATTATTACCATACGCATTTTTTCCAATTCCTTTGGAACCTAATTTCTCAGGCAAAAATGTGATGCCGGGGACAATTAAAGCAGTAAAGTTTTCATTTAAATTTTTTGATATTGGGAAAGATAAAGCTCCAACTAGATCTTCAAATTTGTCTTTACCAAGTGAACTATCACTTTGATTAAATATACTTTTTGAGGTTTCAGATCCACTAGCATGTCTCCAATATTCAAGAGTAGATACTAATGACAATCCAAATTCAAAATCTTCCTCATCTATTAATTTTTTCTTAAATGAAAGTCCATAATTTTGCCAATAATAGTTAATTTTCTGACCGTCTACTAAGTTATATAGATCATCATCAGCTCCCGTTATATAAAGAGAAAGAAGGGAAGAATCTGAAATTCCGTAATCAAAAACGAATGAGGGATTTTGCTGCCCAATACCATCCGAGGCACCTCCATCAAAAGATGATTTCCACCTTATAGAGGTTTGAAAATTACCATAGTCAAGGAAATTATTGAGTGGCAAAAAAGGTTCGAGTTCCGTTATCTGAGGAACTGATATTTTTGAGGATTCATATATTTTTTCTTCGTTTGATGAATTCGTACTATTTTTTATTAAACCTTGTTTATTTTTATTTCCAAAATAAAATTCATCATTTTTGTAGGATTTCCAGATAATCTTTTGCAATGGTTTAGATTTATTTTCATCTACCTTTTTCCAATTAATCGAATTTAATTTAGAAGAATCTTCTTTTGCTTTACCTGCAAAGACTCCCACAAAATTCAATAATTGACTAATTAAAAATATATAAAAAACTATCCTCATATTAACAAATTCTAAAACTTACCTTCTAACATCCAATTATACAAAAAAAAAACTATAATTATCAATCTTAAATTTCCCAAGATAATAATTCACCAGGGTATACAACTAATATTGTAAATAGTTCTATATTTTGGTCTAAACTTATCTACATATAAGTTGGAATAAAATGTAGTTGAAAATTTCATAAATTCAATAATACCTAAAGAAAGATTCCACTAAGCATTCCCGATGATTAAATAAAGAAAAATATAATATAAAAATGAACCTAAAAATGTGTTGATTAGGATAACTTTTTTTTTGATTTTTGAGGAGGCAATAATATAGCTTCCTAAGACGTGAGGTATTATTGGGAAAGATCTTATGATTAAGATATAAAAGGATCTAAAGGTGACATTTTCAAAAAATTTATAAAAATAATTTTTCTTTGGTTTTTTCAGAAACAATATATTTCCAGAAAATCTGAATTTAATTTTTCTCAAAATAAGAACCTGAATTACACTTAAAATGGTTAAAGCAGGAGAAAAAAATAAAACATAATATAACCCAAAAAGTTTTACTAATATAAAGTCAAAAATAATCGAAAAAGGAAGACCTAAAAATATAGAAATTATATTCAAAGCTATCAAATATTTGTATTGAATATTATTTACTATTGATTCAATATCATAGGTATATTTAGATATTAAAGCCAAAAAATAAACCAATAAATAGGTAAAAAATACTTTAAAAATTACTGACTTAAAATTCATATTTTTTTAACAAATAAGATCAAATATTCCAAATAATTATCAAAAATAAGTAATTCAAAAAGATCCCCTTTTTAAGTTAACGCTCATTAAAATATATATGTTAAGGTAGCATCTTTTTTGTTTTTCTTTAATAAAATATATCTTGCAAATCTTGAATAAGTTTTCTATCTCTGAAATAGAAATATTTTAATTAATAAAATGAGAGGGTTAAATCCTAGTTGCATACCATCAAGGAAGATATAGAACTATATATAATTAAAACTTTAACTTTTAATTCATTCCCCGTCACTAAATTCGGTATAGAAAATAACACTTGGAAAGAAATAGGAAAATCAATAAAAGTAGTGAGTTTGCATAAAAAAAGACCTCTATTTCTAGAGGTCTTTCTTGGTGTTACCAAATCAAGTGTTTCCTTGTTTCCACTGTTTTAGTAAAACCACTCCTTCACACACTTTTAAAATATGACATTTTTTTCTTTTTCGTGGAAGGGCGAATGGGATATTACTAAACTGTCACATCTACAAGTTGTCTATTGCAGTATATTTGTCATTAAAAACACCCTAATTTAGACAGAAGGGTGTTTAGTTATCAAAAATTAGTTTGTGAGCAGTTTCTGATAAATATAATTTAATGGCAGAAGGTATCAAATATCTACACTATTAATTACTAATTGTTTTCCAAAAATAGATAAAGATTTGAAAACTGGTTTTTAGTATCTACTATTGCGGTACTTGTTGACATCAACTTCCATCCTGCAGAATTACTTTTTTCATAATTAATGCAATTTCGTTTTCTTGTCTTTGAGTATTTGCATTTCCTACTGCGTAATATATCAATATCATTTTCTACTTTTGCCATTTTTCAAGGTGATGCTTTATTTAGAATTAATATGACTAAACCTTTCATCTTTAATTGGAGAACTTAGGTAGGGTGGTTGAAAATAATTCTTATATGGTATTACCTTCTCCTCAGATTGCGATTGGATTACTGCTTATAAGTATTGGAATAGTAGTTACTTTTGATATCAAAATTGATTTATTCAAAAGTAAATTAGTTAAAGAAAAAAGTTAGATATCTGGGAAAATAACTATATTAATTAGATTAAGAATAAAAAACATCCTGTAATAAATCCACTTAAATGACCTAATAAACTTACCCCTGGCAAGAAAGAAAAAATCAACCCTATAAGGCATATTGTCTTTGACATTTTTTGAACTTCATAATTGGATTTAAAACCTATTTCTTTACCTAAAAAATAACTCTTTCCATAAAAAGAAGTTAATAGTAGGAATCCAAAAAAAGCATAAATTATTCCACTAAATCCTAAAGCGGCATAATTTGGATATATATTAAAATAAGATAAAATCTTTTCGTAAAACCAGATAATAAAAAAATTTAAAAAAGAACAAATTAAAATAAATTTTAAATAAAAAAATCTGCTTTTAATTCCGAGTCTCATCAAGAAATATCTAGTGATGATTATTCCACCAAGATTACTTAATAAATGATTTAAATCTGCATGGATTAGAATTGATGTGAAAATCCTATGGGGTTGATCACTAATTAATCTTGGTACAAAGTAAAAATATTCTTTATCAATAACACCAATTAAATCTGTAAAAATAAAAACTGAGATTAAAAAAAATCCAGTCACAAGAAACTGCCAATCATATTTAAAGATTGAATTATTAAAAGGCATTTTTTAGTTTTAAATAAAAAAACATCTTCTTAAATAGAAGAAAAGACCCTTGTCAGGGTCTTCATTGATATCTTAATTTATATTACCTTTAGTAAACTTTGCAATGAGAACTTGTTGGGTGGTCTATGCATTCTTTTTCCCAATAATCTTGTCTTTGATCTTTAGGTAGTTGATAATTAAAATCATGCATTCTCCAAATATCTGAAGTTGCATTTCTAAGGGCAGTGAATGGAGTAGTTAGTCTCATAAAACCTCCTATATCTCTACTAATTAATTATCCTCCTATTCATTTGAAATTAATAGAGTATTAATACTCGAGTATTAGTGCTTTGTGGATGTCTCAACTTTCTATTCCCATTCAGTAGTAGTAGAAATAATTCACTATTCAAAAGCACTTAATCTAATTTGTGGACAGAGAGGTGACTAAGACTAGAAGAGGGGGTTTGTTTGCCCTCTTATTTTTTTTGAATTTTATTCGTGTTTTTTGCTAAAGGATTAATCTTACAAAGTAAATCATAAAATTTCTTATTCAAAAGATAATGATTAAAATCTTTTTGGATGCGTTCAAAAAGTATGTAGGGAAAGTATGAGCACTAAATGGGATGACAAATCTTGGCAGAAAGATTTCTTAAATATGAAGTCACATTCCCCCTCAGATGCGAAACTCTTAATGGGAGTTGTAAAAGGATTAAAAGATGCATGGCGTCTAGGTGTTCTGCATGTTGAATACGAAAGACTGAAGAAAATTCAGGAGGAACAGCAACAGCAATGAAAGAAAAATTTAACTGGCAGAAAGAATTATTAGAAAGTGGAAAATTTAATGATAAATTTTCAAAAAATCTTCTAGAGCATGGAGCAAAAAACTTTATGCAAGGAATCTATCTTGGATATATGTACTCAAGATGGAGAAAAATAAGAGGTTTAAATAAATATGATCCTGTAGAGAATGCAGGTCAAATGCAATCATTATTCAAAGATTTTGAAAAAAAATCAAATGAAGATGATACGTAATTCCCTATAAAATAATCAGAATCACTCATTATTAACAAGAGATCTCAAGGAATCCACCAACACCATATTTCGTCAATCAAATATCCACCAAAACATTAAAGATATCCCCCACCACATCCAACAAAACTTATAAAAATAAAAACCAACACTATTTAAACTGATATTTTCTAGAACTCTTCTCTATCATTGCAATTTGAACTAGAACTCAAGAAATCAAGAGTACTAGTTATCCTATTAAACCGGAGAGGGTGTTCATAGAGTGATTTTAATATGAACAGTCCTGAACAGGTCTGAACAGGTTTTTAATAAAAAAATTTAAATATCACAAACATATCACAAACACACAACACAAAAATACTTAACTAAAGTCAAACAATATAATTTATTTTTTTGTTTGAAAAAATTTTCAGAAATTATAACTTGTTGAATTTCTCTGCCGCGATACAAACAGGTTCTCCCATGCCAATTTCTCTAGTCTTTTTTTTACCATTCAGTGCTGAAGCGCAAACATAGGATGATTTATTATAAGTATATTTATATCCTGCCAAATTTTTAATAACTCCACTTCCACTGCAATACCACAGGTTCCCATCAGGGTATGATTCTTTCCTACAAGAAACATTTTCTTTTTTAAATTTTACTGTAGAACCATTTGATAATTTTATCTTTGCTTCACCTCCAAATAAAACTGCATTACCAAGAAAGATAATTATTATTCCTCCTCCAATTTTAGTAATGTACTTATTTTTATTGTTTCTTCCATACCAAGATAAAAAGTTCTTCTTATATGGATCGATAAACTTGAGTATTTTTTTTAAAGAATCTTCTATTTCAGACATATAAAATAAATTTTTTAATTAATAATAACTTAATGCTTTCAAAAAATCATCTTTTGTTGGAGAATAAAAAACTAAAATTGGAAATCACAAACACTACATTTAGAAATCACAAACATATCACAAACAGACAAAAACCAAAACTTAACTAAAGTCAAAAAAGGTGATTTATTTTTTTTAAAAACATTTTCGTATAATCATTTCTGGGAGTTTCTACAAAACATAAAATTAGAATATCCGGAGAGGGTGGGATTCGAACCCACGAATAGTTACCTATTAAACGATTTCGAGTCGTTCGCTTTCGACCACTCAGCCACCTCTCCAGGCTTTATTGATTATCTACAAAATTGAATCAAAAAAATAAGGTCTATTTATTTATCTTAATTATTAATTCCAACCTGCATCTTTCATCAATTTTATTGCAAGAGAGTTATTAACCCCAAGATCGTATACTGTAACCTCGTCAGGAGTAAATTCTCCAAAATCTTTGACAATAGGGTTTTGATTAACCTCTTTTAATGGATGTTCAAAAGTAGGATCAGCTAATCCTTTACTACCTCCTGGAGATGCTAAATATTCAAGAAGCTTAATAGCTTCGGCTTTATTAGAGGCATATTTAGCAACGCCACCAGCGCTAATATTTACATGAGCAGGACTTGGTGTAAGTACTACTGTTTTTTTTGCATATAAAGCATCTCTTCTTCCATTAATCCCTGCCAACATCCTTGCTACATAATAATGATTAACTATTCCTATTCCGCACTTTTTCTTAGAAACTGCTCTGATTATTGAAATATCTCCTGGGAAGAAAGGTTGAGAAACATTAGATATCATCCCATTAAGCCAAGTTTTTGTTGCCTCTTGACCTTTATTAACAATTTGATTAGCTACCAATGATTGATTATATGGACTTTTTCTGTTCCTTAAACATACTTTACCTTTCAAGGATGGATCAGCTAGATCTGTATAGTCATTTATCTTACTCACATCTACAACTTTTGGATTAGCGACCATAACTCTTACTCTTCTAGTTAATGCATACCATTGCTTATCCTTATCTTTTAAACCATCTGGTACATCTTTTTCTAAGGATGAAGATTGAATACTCTGAAGTAATCCAGCTTTTGCAGCATTCGTGATTCTTGCAGCATCAACTAGCAATATTAAATCTGCTTGGGAATTCTTTCCCTCCCTTTTCAATCTTTCAATTAAAGAAATTCCTGCCGCTTCGATTAACCTAACTTTAATTCCTGTTTCTTCTGCAAATTTTTTGTATATAGCTCTATCAGTGTTGTAGTGTCTACCCGAATAAACTTTTACTTCTTTTTGTGTTGAATTAGATGGTAAATTAACATTTAATAAAAATGTAAATGTTAGTGCTGAGTAAAAAATTTTTTTTAGTTTTTGCACTTATTCAAATCAGTATCTATGGTTACTTTATACCCATCAAAAGTCTTCGGGCTTTAAAAGCGATCTTCTATACATAAAGATGTATCATTTTTTATATTGCATATGAATTATTTAACTCATCAGTTACTAAATGCTGAAGAAATAAATTTTATAAAAGAAAAATTAGGTCAAGAAATTGAAGGTTGGGAGGACGGTAAAAATACTGCAGGAAGCCATGCTTCTAAAGTAAAAAATAATTTGCAACTAAATAGAAAATCAGATATCTCTAAAGAATTATCATTGCTAATTAAAAAAAAGATTTTAGATGATAATTTAATCAAAAGTTTTACTTTGCCAAAACATATTCATGGAATCATGTTCACAAAATCCTTAAAAGGGATGAGCTATGGTCGTCATATAGATAATGCCTATATGTCATCAGGAAGGGCTGATTTATCATTCACAATTTTCCTTTCAGAAAAGAAACAATATGAAGGTGGTGAACTATTGATTGAGAATATGACTTCAGAAAGCAAATTTAAACTTAATAGAGGTGAAATTATAATTTATCCAAGCACAAATCTGCATTCCGTTAAAAGTGTTCTCAATGGAGAAAGAATAGTATGCGTTGGATGGATCGAAAGTTATGTAAAAAGTATTGAGGAGAGAGAATATTTATTTGATTTAGATGCAGGTGCGAGGAGTCTACTTGCAAAGCATGGCAGATCTGACGAGCTTGATCTTATTTTCAAATCATATTCAAATCTATTAAGAGTTATGGGTGATTAAATATAGATCATTTTATACAACAAAAAGAATAATAATTTGAAAATGGTTAACATATTAAAAAAGCAAATTATCTAATGCCAAAAAAAAGTTCAATTGCAATTTTTATTGCAGCAACAAGCGCACTAGCTATTTCAACTGCAGATACTAACCCAGTTAAATCAGGTGAAAATGATTTAGGAGGATTAAAAGAATGGAATACTGATATGCCTTTAGACGCAGATTTCAAACTAGATGCAGATGCAAAAAAAATAGCTGACGAAGCAGCAAAATCAAGTGCTTGTATTCCTATTGGAGAAGGGGAGAACTGCTGGTAATATTTTTAAATTAAATAAAACCAATTCTTAAATTTAAAATAAAAAAAAGCCGGTTAAGGCTTTTTTTATTTATTTAATTAGAAAAAAAAACGCTTATTAAGGCGTTTTTTAATCGGTAAAATTAAAACTTAAATGTAGTTTCAATTAGTGCACCAGTGAAGTCTTGACCAGTTGTACCGTTTCTATCAGATCCACCAAATATAGCAGGTGTGATTTCTATTGAATCATTAGGTCTGAATGAATAGTAAACTTCGTACGCGAATGGATCGGTATCGTTATCTTCATTTTTAGTAGGCTGTCCAAATGCAATACCAATTTTGTCATCTGCCTGGAAAATATCATTCCAATTTAAACCAACAAAATATGCATCAGAGTTTGATGTAGCATTTGTAGCATTTTCATAACTAGTAGTGTCATAACCAACAGAAATTGCTGGAGTAGCAGTACCTGTTTCTTCTGGTCTCCACCAGCCTCTTAAACCAACTGAAGTGAAGTTACCAAGAGTTTTACCTGACTTAGCAGTTCCACCATGGCCACTTGTGTGATAATAAGTATCACTCCAACCATTTGTTTTAACGTTTAGAAGAGCTGATACAGAATATCTATCCTTTGTATAACCAACTTGGGTAGCCCAACTTGTCTTTGTTTCGTCAGTAAGGAGACCTGAATTTACGTAAGATTTAGTCTTATCAGTACCACAAGGATCAAGAGTTTCGTAACAAGATGTATTTGATTTAGTACCTATGTTTGAACTAACTGCAAATCCATTGTCTGCTTTGTAAGCCCAACCAGCACCTGTATCTGTACTTGCACCATATGCTTCTCCATTACCGCCAAGAGTAAATTGCTTTGTTACTGGCTTATAGATGGAAGGTGTAGTTCCATGCATATAATAGTTTTCAATTTTTGGACCTACCCAAACTGTGTTTCTCTCACCGAGAGGGAATTCATACCAAATTTTGTCAACTTTTAAAGTATCACCATTCTTGTTAGCTGAACTTAAGTAGGTACCATAAGTTTTAGTTTTAGACCAGTCAGCATGATTACCTGTCTTGATTCTTACGTAAAGATTATCATCACCAGTAAAACTTGTATTTAGGTTCATGGTGTATGTATACATGGCCTGAATAGCTTCAGAAGCTGTTTCAGATGCTAAGTCATAGTCAACACCACCAAGTGTAAATACAGCCTTACCGTCTAAAGTTGTAGTTTCAGAGAAACTACCAGCCTCAAAATTGTTTTGTCTAGCTTCTAGACCATCTACACGTCCTTTAAGTGTCGCTAAATTTTCATTAACTTCGTTAACGAATGATTTGTTATCAATTCTTTTGGATTTAGATTCGCTACGACCGTAGCTACTCATGCCCTCAAGATTGATTGTATCGGAAGCTTGTGCTGCAATAGGGGAAATTAAACCAACTGCAGTACTAGCAACCAACAATTGTTGGAAGAGTTTCATTGTGCCTCACACTAAAATTACCCACAAGAATGGGTAACTATACTGTATCTGGTGTAACAAAAAACAAAAGAATAATTAGTTGCCTTTTGAAGTATCTTTTTATACAGGACATAAAGATTTAAAGGTTAATTATCTTTTATTTAATGGATACATCAATAGTTCTCTTTCTTCAATCCAAGATGATGCAACTTCTCTGGCTAATTTTCTAATCTTTTCAATATATTGAGCACGATCTGTAACTGAAATTACTCCTCTTGCATCAAGCAAATTAAATGTATGACTACATTTTAGAACAAAATCAAGGGCAGGGTAAGTTAATTTCTTTTCGATTAAATTATTTGCCTCATCCTGATAAATTTCAAATAATTTCCTAAGATTATCAGGATTAGATTCATTAAAATTATATGAGCATTGACTTTTTTCAAATTGAAGCCAAATATCACTATATTTCAAATTTTTGTTCCAATTTAAGTCCCAGATACTTTCCTTATCCTGCAAAAACGTTGCAATCCTCTCTAATCCATAAGTAATTTCAATTGGGATTGGATTACAATCTAATCCCCCGCATTGTTGGAAATAAGTAAATTGAGTAACTTCCATACCGTCCAACCAAACTTCCCAACCTACTCCCCAAGCTCCAAGAGTTGGTGACTCCCAATTATCTTCCACAAATCTTATGTCGTGATTTCTAGGATTAATTCCTAGAGATTCTAAAGATGTTAAATATTTTTCTTGAATCCCCTCTGGGGAAGGTTTAATTATTACTTGATATTGAAAGTAGTGCTGGGCCCTATTTGGATTATCTCCAAAACGTCCATCTGTGGGTCTTCTACATGGCTCTGAATATGCGACACTCCAAGGCTCTGGTCCAATTGCCCTTAAAAAAGTATGCGGATTCATTGTTCCAGCACCCTTTTCAGTATCATAAGGTTGCATTATTAAACATCCTTCCTCGGACCAAAATTTGTTTAAGTTTTGAATTATGTCCTGAAAAAACATCTAATTAAAAAGTTGAGAGATTTAAATCAATTCCATAAGCAATACTAACAAAGCTTCACACGAAGAAGAACAAAAATAAATTATTAAAATATTAATTGCTCTCAGAAAAGACATATTTTCAAATGTAAAAATAAGAAATTTTCAAACTAATAATCACAAAAGTAATTAACAACTCTAATTTCTGAAATGGTTCTCTAGTTAAAAAATTTATTGCCTTAAATATTTTAGATTTAAAAGTAAATTAAATATTAATTAGTTAAAGAAATCTAATGGCAATGGCCCAAAAGTACTGGCCTCTTTAGATTCATGGTCATACTGACAAGTTAACAAGATTCCTTCTCCAAGACCATTTTCAGATCTAATAAAAACATTCCCAGTTTTTTGATTACCTTTTAAAAAAACACTTCCATTAGCATTAAGGGATTCTAGATCCTTGAATTTAACAGAGGAATATTTTTTGGAAATTGATTTTAATGCCCCAATAGCATCAACATCAGAAGGTGCCATTATTCCTATTGTTATCCAATCAGCATCTATAATTTTGGCTTCAAGCTCTTCTAGTAATTGTTTGATTTGTACTTTACTTAATTGAGGAGCTGATCTGAGGCTGTTTAAATCAAATAAGTTATTTATTTCCATTTAGTGAATTCCTGAACAAAATAAATTGTTATCCAAATGTTCTACCATTCCATGCCCACATTGAAGCAGAGACATCCTCGAAAGAAATATAAATCTTATCTATTGGTATTCCCATTCTCTCATATACAAAATCGGAAATTGGCTTTGCCATATCTGAAGGACTTAAAGAACCTATTGACTTGATTTCTAGAAAGCAACAAGGGGCTTGATCATTAAAATACATTTCGCAATTATCATCTAATTTTGCCATGACAAATCTTTTTGATTTGTTAGTTAAAGATGAAACTAATGTTGAAATTTCTTCAAGTAATTTTTTCTTATCCCCTATTTTTGATGATGTTAAAATATTAATATAAGGCATTTTTATGCAGCCATATAATCTTTTTGGGAATCACTTTGTGAATAAATAGTTTTATTCTTTACCACTCTTTTTGATGATAGATATGCCATATCGTATGAACTTATTCCGTTTTTATAGGGATTGAAAAGAGCATTTCTGGATCTACCTTTTTTGCTCCTTTTAAATTTAATCATCTTTAATTAAATTATTAATTAATAATTTAACTTTTTCTGAATAGATGTCTAGTTTTTTTAATATTTTTAATTAATTTATATAGAAAATAGATTTTTAAAACACAACATGTATTCTTATTTATTAAATTCAATATACATTTACTTATTGTTTTGGAAGTTTTAAATAATTACCAGAGAAAAAAGCTTGATGAGAGTAATGATGAAGAATTTTATTCTGATCCAAAATTTGTCTATCATCTAGATTCAAACTTTAGACAATATCTATCAGGTGTTTATGAAAATGAAATCGCAGATTTTTCAACAGTACTTGATTTAATGTCCAGTTGGGATAGTTATTTGCCTAAAGGGAAAAAATATAAAAAAGTTATTGGGCATGGATTAAACAAACAAGAACTTGAAAAAAACAAGATTTTTGATTCTTATTGGATACAAAATTTCAATTTAAATCAAGAAATTCCTCTTGATAATGAAAGTGTGGATTATTGCTTGATGGTGGCAGCATGGCAATATTTACAATATCCAGAAAATTTAACCAAAGAAATCTTGAGAATTTTGAGTGATCAAGGCAAAATTATAATTGCTTTTTCAAATAGAGCATTTTGGCATAAAGCTCCTTACATATGGACTTCATCTACTGAAGAAGAGAGAGTCAAATATGTTAGAAAAGTATTAATATCAAATGGATTTAATGAGCCAAGAATTATTAAAAAGTTTAATGAACCAGCTCTTAACATCTTTAATTTTTTAAATAAAGACCCATTTTATTGTTTAATTGCGACTAAAAATAAATAATTCTCTTATTACATTGAGGAACAAGCCATAAAATCTAATAAATATAATCCATAGCCATACTTTTAAATTTTTACTACTATTGGATAGTTAAAATTTATAATAATGGGTTCTAAAAGAGAAAAATATCCTGAAAAATGTCCTTGGGATCTTGGACCTAATCAACATTTAGCCAAAGAAGAGAACTGGACTTTAAGATTAGGCGAAGCAAATGTATGCTTTAGCAAAAACAAGCTTGATAATAATTATTTTCATGTAATTAGTAATGAAAATGAAGAACAAATTTTAGCTTTCAGAGCAAGAATCCTATATCAAAAACTACTTGATAAAGGTTTCAGATTGGTTGAATAAAAAATTAGTTCAATAAACATATATCCTCGAAAACAAATTTTTGTATTTCTTCTTCTTGATTTTGGTTTAAGTATTTTATTGTTCTTGAATTTAAAATCCAATAATCCTCATTATCTATATTTATAAATTCATCTTTATATTCCAAATTCAAAGAATTTGGTTTGAGAGTGTTTGGATCAATTTGTTGACTTGTATATCTTTTACTTAGAAAGCCACTTTCTGTATCAATGAATTCATCAACAAAAATTTCAATTATAGTTCCATGAATTTTTCTATAGACCATATTAATATAATTATTTTTAACTCTATATTTATCACCTTCGTTCTTGCCAGTTACACTCATTTCAATACCGCTTTCAGAACTTTTTACTAAATTAAAATTATTCTCTGAATGCACAGATTGAAATTTTCTCTTTACCCGATGTATACATACTTCAAATAATTGAGAGGCAATACTTTTTACAATTTTTTCATCATCTATTTTTTGAATATGTGGTTTAAAATCTTTACCTAATACAAACTCACCCTCATTAATACTACTATTTTTTGAAAAAATACATTTACCTTTATAACCATTAAATTCATTCTTCCAGGTATACCTATTTTCATAAGCCTCTCTAAAAATCTCCTTACAATTAATTTCTTTTAGATTCTCCATTAATTTTTAAACTCATAAAAATAATTCTACAAAAAAACCTCTCTATTATAAGGAGAGGTTTTTTGATAAATTAAACTATTTTTGAGTAATTTTTGCGTTTTCCATATTGTCAAATGCTTG
Coding sequences within it:
- a CDS encoding methyltransferase domain-containing protein; the encoded protein is MEVLNNYQRKKLDESNDEEFYSDPKFVYHLDSNFRQYLSGVYENEIADFSTVLDLMSSWDSYLPKGKKYKKVIGHGLNKQELEKNKIFDSYWIQNFNLNQEIPLDNESVDYCLMVAAWQYLQYPENLTKEILRILSDQGKIIIAFSNRAFWHKAPYIWTSSTEEERVKYVRKVLISNGFNEPRIIKKFNEPALNIFNFLNKDPFYCLIATKNK
- a CDS encoding DUF3386 domain-containing protein — protein: MENLKEINCKEIFREAYENRYTWKNEFNGYKGKCIFSKNSSINEGEFVLGKDFKPHIQKIDDEKIVKSIASQLFEVCIHRVKRKFQSVHSENNFNLVKSSESGIEMSVTGKNEGDKYRVKNNYINMVYRKIHGTIIEIFVDEFIDTESGFLSKRYTSQQIDPNTLKPNSLNLEYKDEFINIDNEDYWILNSRTIKYLNQNQEEEIQKFVFEDICLLN